Proteins co-encoded in one Papaver somniferum cultivar HN1 chromosome 5, ASM357369v1, whole genome shotgun sequence genomic window:
- the LOC113279777 gene encoding agamous-like MADS-box protein AGL80 yields MTRKKIKLAYIADANIRRATFRKRRNGLLKKVSQLSTLCDVSACAVVYGPYEPQPEIWPAKPEAHRVLTRFKNLPKMLGNTEKQLNRESYARNRIDKINEQWKNYQRENRYIEINWIYNHALAGECSIPDAYPDSVDFSWFLGEKQKEIQRKLANLDNAPAPVVRTIPAANATAIFATSNGRYANTIAIPSNPNNNFINTDVDVLEINGSGINDGAVTGGDM; encoded by the coding sequence ATGACAAGGAAGAAGATCAAGCTTGCTTATATTGCTGATGCTAATATAAGGAGAGCAACATTCAGAAAGCGAAGAAATGGCTTGTTGAAGAAAGTAAGCCAACTCAGTACCCTATGCGATGTCAGTGCTTGTGCAGTCGTGTACGGACCATATGAGCCACAACCAGAAATATGGCCAGCGAAACCGGAAGCACATCGTGTACTCACGAGGTTCAAGAACTTGCCAAAGATGCTCGGGAATACCGAGAAacaattgaatcgagaaagttaCGCACGAAACCGGATAGACAAGATTAACGAACAGTGGAAGAATTATCAACGAGAAAATCGTTATATTGAAATCAACTGGATTTACAATCATGCTCTGGCCGGTGAGTGTTCTATTCCTGATGCTTATCCTGATTCAGTTGATTTCTCTTGGTTTCTCGGAGAGAAACAGAAAGAAATTCAACGTAAATTGGCAAATCTCGATAATGCTCCAGCACCAGTAGTACGAACTATACCTGCAGCTAATGCTACTGCTATATTTGCGACATCTAATGGTAGATATGCTAATACTATTGCTATACCCAGTAACCCTaacaataattttattaataCTGATGTTGATGTACTCGAGATTAATGGATCTGGTATCAACGATGGTGCTGTTACTGGAGGGGATATGTAG